From Parasteatoda tepidariorum isolate YZ-2023 chromosome 1, CAS_Ptep_4.0, whole genome shotgun sequence, one genomic window encodes:
- the LOC107454155 gene encoding mitochondrial inner membrane protein OXA1L yields the protein MACNNILRHSYFSISSSFAHKIGSFNGKNMNNWKYNKICLYKAFTPQNYYSSVLFSKEKNRANYVKPLDKLFISAAFLSQGTKDAFQVVVTNPSVPSAELSSSVSSIEEVSKVLSDSGSHVSTASDIAVTLSDHVQTVAQFAEPSLASLGLANYTPVGLIQVILEYLHISAQMPWWMAITIATVIARILLLPILIKTQRNTLNMSNHMPQLQFLQARFGEARRSGNTMEASRFAQEIVMFMKDHNISPIKNALLPMAQAPVFISFFLGLRAMAKAPVESMKEGGLWWATDLTIPDPYYILPVISCSTLYIVLKIGAESGVKLENMKMARYFLQALPVVALPFCINFPAAVLYYWVTTNFCTLAIVSILRLPPVRQYLNLPQQQAVDPKFIMPKKSFVGGMKEAWEDQKALSAAEDRRRMDEIRFQKAGTGPIPRTYSYDPTKVKPSNVAAAANKSRQSMSAKEHKT from the exons ATGGcttgtaataatatattaagacattcatatttttctatttctagtTCTTTTGCTCATAAGATAGGGAGTTTCAATggcaaaaatatgaataattggAAATATAATAAG atttgtcTTTATAAAGCATTTACACCTCAAAACTATTATTCTTCAGTACtgtttagtaaagaaaaaaatcgagCCAACTATGTAAAACCTCtagacaaattatttatatctgcTGCATTTTTATCTCAAGGAACTAAAGATGCTTTTCAG GTTGTTGTTACAAATCCATCGGTACCATCTGCTGAACTTTCATCTAGTGTTTCAAGCATTGAAGAGGTCTCAAAAGTTCTTTCTGACTCGGGTAGTCATGTTTCTACTGCATCAGATATTGCTGTAACTCTCTCTGATCATGTGCAGACTGTTGCTCAGTTTGCAGAACCATCATTAGCTAGCTTAGGTTTAGCTAATTACACTCCTGTTGGGTTGATAcaagtaattttagaatatctTCACATTAGTGCCCAAATGCCTTGGTGGATGGCTATAACTATTG CTACTGTTATTGCCAGAATTCTTTTACTTCCAATATTAATAAAGACTCAAAGAAACACTCTGAACATGAGCAATCATATGCCTCAGCTTCAGTTCTTACAAGCTAGATTTGGAGAAGCCCGCCGCTCTGGTAACACTATGGAAG cTTCTAGATTTGCACAAGAAATAGTGATGTTCATGAAAGACCACAATATAAGTCCAATAAAAAATGCTCTGCTTCCAATGGCTCAG GCTCCTGTgtttatatctttctttttggGATTGAGGGCAATGGCAAAAGCTCCGGTAGAAAGTATGAAGGAAGGTGGATTGTGGTGGGCGACAGATTTGACAATACCTGATCCTTATTACATATTGCCAGTTATTTCTTGCAGTACTTTATACATAGTATTGAAG attggAGCTGAGTCTGGAGTGAAACTTGAAAACATGAAAATGGCTAGATATTTTTTACAAGCCTTACCTGTAGTGGCTTTaccattttgcataaattttccTGCG gctgTTTTATATTACTGGGTTACAACTAATTTTTGTACTCTAGCAATTGTATCAATTTTGAGATTGCCTCCTGTTCGTCAGTACTTGAATTTACCACAACAACAGGCTGTTGACCCAAAGTTTATTATGcctaaaaaatcatttgttggCGGAATGAAAGAAG CCTGGGAAGATCAAAAGGCATTATCAGCTGCTGAAGATAGAAGAAGGATGGATGAAATCAGATTCCAAAAAGCAGGAACTGGTCCTATTCCGAGAACATATTCTTATGATCCTACAAAGGTTAAACCATCTAATGTTGCTGCTGCTGCAAATAAAAGCCGTCAATCAATGTCTGCTAAAGAACATAAAACATGA
- the LOC107454160 gene encoding transcription initiation factor TFIID subunit 7 produces the protein MSEPKDSIAQEQTNEAAELENQFVLSLPTVPAASLRAAVRSGVMNLKDRLKIDLEPDMRHAKVNFDKWTLKGKVMDLPSIIESYKTLDCKTFYKTADICQILICKEEEEAPQIEEEENPKKKDTKDKRFMLPHGITPPLKNVRKRRFRKTLKKKYVDFPDIEKEVKRLFKTDNEAISVRFEVINADDDKGDGDEKQDDNNVLAVEGPATEPSNLDVAEYDIFGEVLSSSDGEVNIDEELENSETDSKINGQKSHLMTEFSKSMLGSPQIEANDNPEYTADVTVYQLESAVAEENLDQILKEHKTDEEKTALLEKLDELEHEIADILARRRAQELEIMSIENQALKQRFQSIIDNLKQQEYDKQKEYDDIVTILHQN, from the coding sequence ATGTCAGAGCCAAAAGACTCCATTGCACAAGAGCAAACCAATGAAGCAGCAGAGCTGGAAAATCAATTTGTATTATCTTTGCCTACTGTTCCTGCTGCATCTTTACGAGCAGCAGTTAGATCAGGAGTTATGAATCTAAAAGACCGTTTAAAAATAGATCTAGAGCCAGATATGCGTCatgcaaaagttaattttgacaAATGGACTTTAAAAGGTAAAGTGATGGATTTACCTTCAATTATTGAATCTTATAAAACACTAGACTGTAAAACTTTCTATAAAACAGCAGACATTTGCCAAATTCTCATTTGCAAGGAAGAAGAAGAAGCTcctcaaattgaagaagaagaaaacccAAAAAAGAAAGACACAAAAGACAAAAGATTCATGCTACCACATGGCATAACACCTCCGTTAAAAAACGTTCGAAAACGCAGATTTCGCAAAACGCTGAAGAAAAAATACGTCGATTTTCCAGACATTGAAAAAGAAGTGAaacgtttatttaaaacagataaTGAAGCAATAAGTGTTCGATTTGAAGTGATAAATGCAGATGATGATAAAGGAGATGGCGATGAAAAGCAGGATGATAATAATGTTTTAGCAGTGGAAGGCCCTGCTACAGAACCTAGTAATTTAGATGTAGCAGAATATGACATTTTTGGCGAAGTTCTCAGCAGTTCAGATGGAGAGGTAAACATTGATGAAGAATTGGAAAACAGTGAAACTGACTCAAAAATCAATGGacaaaaatctcatttaatgACGGAGTTCTCAAAAAGTATGTTAGGAAGCCCACAAATTGAAGCAAATGATAACCCAGAATACACAGCAGATGTCACAGTATACCAATTAGAATCTGCTGTGGCCGAGGAAAACTtggatcaaattttaaaagaacacaAAACAGATGAAGAAAAAACTGCATTGCTGGAGAAATTAGATGAACTGGAACATGAAATAGCAGATATATTAGCAAGAAGGAGGGCACAAGAACTTGAAATCATGAGCATTGAAAATCAAGCCCTAAAGCAGCGATTTCAAAGCATAATTGATAATCTAAAACAACAAGAATATGACAAGCAAAAAGAATATGATGACATTGTCACAATTTTGCATCAAAACTGA
- the LOC107454178 gene encoding uncharacterized protein, whose translation MASFGQSSLYIFISVFGGSTLLLFLICFCCQRKLQKRTLAMADITSIESQRRRQGASRTQRRSDLNQLITDGIKPPPDYNDVLKKDSLCEAGLPTYDVAIQGLRSDNYV comes from the exons ATGGCATCTTTCGGACAATCATCTCTCTACATTTTCAT ATCAGTTTTTGGAGGAAGTACTCTCTTACTTTTTCTTATCTGTTTTTGTTGCCaaagaaaactacaaaaaagaaCTTTAGCCATGGCGGATATTACGAGTATAGAGAGTCAACGAAGAAGACAG GGAGCAAGTCGAACCCAAAGACGTAGTGACTTAAATCAACTGATCACAGATGGAATAAAACCACCGCCTGATTATAACGATGTGCTAAAGAAGGACTCTTTGTGTGAAGCAGGTCTACCAACGTATGATGTGGCAATACAAGGACTGCGCTCTGATAATTATGTGTAA
- the LOC107454154 gene encoding probable RNA polymerase II nuclear localization protein SLC7A6OS produces MSAAVLRLKRKASSEPIEGLVIALKKSKEYDSNEVFFKFAATVKSDTDSIKEHIQAALSKEKESKLLKWRDPKGAAVRQKNVSNICEKLRNECKAVSEKKRLEYLNNRRLIFTETVPILDDDKESPVQSAEVRDLFHLYDIIEENEEPKKQLDDGDNTITCNGTPLIREKVSDYVYDVYVANGQFDNSFVENAVSLRPCTVTNEDLYFGDSDDNSEVYEDEDDSNDESNWRNEYPEDEESGADQESEEFDENRYYNEIRQSFNHVSLGDCSDEEPFHYSKVMHEIEDEYGNDYSD; encoded by the exons ATGTCTGCTGCGGTTCTtagattgaaaagaaaagcGTCGAGTGAACCGATTGAAGGATTAGTTATCGCTCTGAAAAAATCAAAGGAATATGATTCTAATGAAGTGTTTTTTAAGTTTGCAGCAACAGTGAAAAGTGAT acTGATTCCATTAAAGAACATATCCAAGCTGCACtttctaaagaaaaagaatcaaaacttttaaagtggCGTGATCCTAAAGGAGCAGCTGTTAGACAAAAAAATGTGTCTAATATATGTGAAAAACTGAGAAATGAGTGCAAAGCTGTTAGCGAGAAAAAACGGcttgaatatctaaataatcGTAGgctaatttttactgaaactgTTCCTATTCTTGACGATGACAAAGAATCTCCTGTCCAAAGTGCTGAAGTTcgtgatttatttcatttgtatgatataattgaagaaaatgaagaacctaaaaaacag ttAGATGATGGAGATAACACTATCACTTGCAATGGCACTCCTTTAATACGAGAGAAAGTTTCTGATTATGTTTACGACGTGTATGTTGCTAATGGACAATTTGACAATTCATTTGTTGAAAATGCTGTGag cttaagACCATGCACTGTAACAAATGAAGACCTATATTTTGGAGATAGTGATGATAACTCTGAAGTGTACGAGGATGAAGATGACAGTAATGATGAAAGCAATTGGCGAAATGAATATCCTGAAGATGAAGAATCTGGAGCTGAtcaag AATCTGAAGAATTTGATGAGAATCGTTACTATAATGAAATTCGACAGTCTTTCAACCATGTTAGTTTAG gTGACTGCAGTGATGAAGAACCTTTCCATTACTCAAAAGTAATGCATGAAATTGAAGATGAATATGGTAATGATTATAGTGATTGA